The Pseudomonas fluorescens genome includes a window with the following:
- a CDS encoding DUF6124 family protein, with amino-acid sequence MVKITPNPPRAEDLSAYTSLDTKKLREAADRALNIHLSPTPAKPDTQDGQVFTVVPGLNTESVLTSLSETLASADAMVSDLAFELEGSRRHVALGIQQLIELAKLLANRALDDIELAYSAR; translated from the coding sequence ATGGTCAAGATCACCCCCAACCCTCCACGCGCCGAAGACCTTTCTGCCTACACCTCCCTCGACACAAAAAAACTCCGCGAAGCCGCCGACCGGGCGTTGAACATTCACTTGTCTCCCACCCCAGCCAAACCCGATACCCAGGACGGCCAGGTGTTCACCGTGGTCCCCGGCCTCAACACCGAATCGGTGCTGACCAGCCTCAGCGAAACCCTGGCCTCGGCCGATGCCATGGTCAGTGATCTGGCGTTCGAGCTGGAAGGGTCGCGGCGGCATGTGGCGTTGGGTATTCAGCAGTTGATCGAGCTGGCCAAGTTGCTGGCCAACCGAGCTTTGGATGACATCGAATTGGCCTACTCAGCGCGGTAG